The Candidatus Sericytochromatia bacterium DNA window CTACGACAACAAAACCCTCTTTACCCTTGGCATCGCTGCGTTGTGCCACGACATCGGCAAAGCTGCGATCGCCCCCGAGGTGCTGAACAAGGTGGGCGCCCTCACCCCTCAAGACGTCGAACTGCTGCGGGCCCACCCCCTGATCGGCAAGCGAATCATGGAGAAGATCACGTGGGCGACGCCCGAAATGGCCCGAATCGTTTACGAACACCACGAACGCAACCACGGCGGTGGCTACCCGCTTCATCTCAAAGGAGCGCAGATTCATGACTCCGCGAAGATCATCGCGGTGGCTGAAGTCTATGATGCCTTGATCTCGGACACGAGCTATCGCGCGCGCTACAACCCCGAATTCGCCTACGTGACGGTCCGCAATGGCGAACGCATGGGACTCGATCCCGTGGTTCTGAAAGCCTTTACCCGGTTCGTCTACCCCTACCCGGTGAACGCCTACGTCGTCCTGGAAGACCGACGCATCGGGCAGGTGGTGCAGAATAACCGCCCGGACCCATTGCGCCCGATCGTTCGCGTCAAGGAAGACCTGATCAACCTGATGGACGTCCCCGAAATCAAGATCAAGGACATCCACGTCCAAGCATTTCGCTGAAACGGGCAATCCTGTTCTTGACAGGGACTGCGCCGGCAGATTAAGATTTCTTGGTAATTGAGGCAAGTAGAAGTTACACCTTCTCACCCGGCAACAACGTTCGCCGTGGTTTTCAAGACCCGAATTCTCGATACAGTCCGCTGTTTTCAGAGCTTCCCGGTCGAGCAGGTGTAATCGCCTGCTCGCCTTATTTTTAGGAGGAACAAGCCATTCTCAAGGAAACGGCCATCATCAACGAACGAATTCGCGCCCGCGAACTTCGGACCATCGATGAGAACGGTGAGCAGCTCGGTATCCTGGCGTCACGCGAGGCACTCCGGATTGCGCAGGAAAAGGGCCTGGACCTGGTTCTGGTCGCAGCGGACGCCAGTCCGCCAGTCGCCAAGATCATGGACTACGGTCGCCACAAGTTCGAAACCGAGAAGAAGAACCGGGAAGCTCGGAAGAAGCAGCACGTGGTCAGCCTGAAGGAACTCACGCTGAGCTACAAGATTGGCGAGCACGACTACCAAGTCCGCTTGCGTTCCCTCCAGAAGTTCATCAAGGAGGGCGACAAGGTCAAGGTGACCATCCGCTTCCGAGGGCGTGAAGTTCAGCACAGTGGCATCGCCACGGAACTGCTGATGCGCTTTGTTCGAGACGTTGAAGAGATTGCCGTCCTCGAGCGTGAGCCCCGTCAAGAGGGGCGCACCTTGTTCATCATCGTCGCCCCCAAAAAGGAGAAGTGATTCCGATGCCCAAAATGAAGACGCATCGTGCCTCTGCAAAGCGTTTTGCAGTGAGCGGTTCTGGCAAGCTGATTCGTCGCAAGGCCGGAGGCAAGCACCTTCTCGTGTGTAAGTCGCCTGCCCGCAAGAATCGTGTGACGGGTGAAGCCGTGGTGGACCAGGCGGACGAGAAGCGCGTCAAGCTCTCGCTGCCCTATCCCCAGTACCTGCGCTGATTCCCTCGCTCTGCGCAACCCTGAATTAAAGGAGTTCCCGCCATGCGCGTCAAACGTGGTGTCGCCAACCGTAACAAGCACAAGAAGGTTTTCAAGCTGACCAAGGGCTTCCGCGGCTCTTTGAGCAAGGTGTTCCGAGCTGCCAATCAAGCGATGATGCGGGCGCTCAAGCACGCTTATCGCGATCGCCGGAAGAAGAAGCGCGACTTCCGCGCCCTGTGGATCCAGCGCATCAACGCGGCTGCTCGCCTGGAAGGCATGTCCTACAGCCAGCTCATCAATGGCTTGAAGAAGGCGCAAATTGAAGTGAACCGCAAGGTTCTGGCTGACCTGGCTGTCAATGATCAGATGACCTTCAACAAGCTGGTCGCATCGGCCAAGCAGACCCTGAGCGCCTGAAGCCATCGGGCGGCTCGACCCTCTTCCCGCTCCGGGAAGAGGGTTTTTTCAGCCCTGTACACCATGCCCCCCACCCCACTCAGCAGCCTGCAGAATCCGCGCATCAAGCTGGCCCGGTCGCTCGTCCGCCGCAAAGAGCGGGAGGCCTCTGGCTGCTTCCTGATTGAAGGAAGCAAGCTGTTGCAGGAAGCGCTGGCGTCCGGTCTCCAGCCGAACCAGGTCTTCGCGACCGCCGCGTGGTGGGACACGCACGAGTTCCCCCCCGGTGAGACGGAGGCCTTCCTGGTTCCCCCTGCGCTGCTGGAGGCGCTTGCGACCACGGAGACCCCGGACGGGGTGGTGGCGATCGCTCCCCTGCCGACCCCAAAACGCCCCCGGCTGGGTCCAAGCGCTCTGGTCCTGATTGCCCATCAACTACAAGACCCAGGCAACCTGGGAACCTTGATCCGGGCAGCAGATGCCGCGGGAGCGGATGCCGTGGTGGTGACGCCGGGCTCGACGGACCCTTGGAGCCCCAAGGCCGTTCGAAGTTCGATGGGTTCTTGCTTTCACCTGCCCATTCTCAAGCAATCTCTGACCGAGTTTCGGCGGGACTGCCCGGACCTACGGCTGTTGGCGCTCAGCTTGCAAGGCAGCAGCAGCCTCTACCTTCAAAATCTGAGCCAGGGAACCGCCTTCCTGATTGGCAATGAGGGAAGTGGGCTCGATGCGGAGGCGATCGCCCTGGCCGACGCGGCCATCCGGATCCCCATTCCGGGGCGGGCCGAGAGCCTGAACGCCGCCATGGCGGCGACCGTCTGCTTGTACGAAGCCGTTCGCCAGCGCACCACCAGCGACACAATCTGATAGCATGGGCCCGGTGCTCCCATGATCTCTTACCACCTCGATTATCCTCACCTTGCCGCTGACGAGTTCCCCCGCGGAGCCGTCTTGGCCATTGGCACCTTTGACGGGGTGCATCTCGGTCATCGTCAGCTGTTCGAAACGGCCCAGCGTCTTGCGGCAGACCTGGACTGTCCTGCTGCCGTGTTCACCTTTGTGGAGCACCCTCGCAGTATTCTGAACCCCGGCGCTCCCGTTCCCTTACTCACGCCGTGGCAGGAGAAAGAACAGCGCCTGCGTGAGGCAGGTCTTTCCCACTGCATCGCGACGAGGTTTAGCCAAGCCTTGTCGCGTCTGACGCCCGAAGCATTCGTCGCCCGTGTGCTGGGCGAAGCCCTGGCGGTCAAGGGAGTCGTCACCGGCTTCAATTTTCGCTTTGGCCATCAACAAGCGGGCACGCCAGAGGATCTGCAGCGCTTGGGGAAAGCCATCGGATTTCCCGTTGAAGTCGTGCCCCCCGTTCGGGCGGAGGGCGGAATCGTCAGCAGTTCACGGCTGCGTCAACTGATCGAAGGCGGCCAGGTGGAGGAGGCCCAACCACTGCTTGGTTACGCCTACACCCTCACGGGCCAGGTGGTTCCTGGGGATCAACGCGGACGCACCATCGGATTTCCCACCGCCAACTTGGCCCTTCCCGCCGACAAGTTGTTGCCCTTACTCGGCGTCTATGCTTGCCTGGCCGAGGTCGGCTCGGAGCAACTCCCTGCCGTCGTGAACATCGGGCGTCGGCCGACCTTCGACGGGGTCAAACTCTTGACCGAGGTACACCTGTTGGCGGGTGGACGAGACCTTTACGGACAGACCATGACGATTTCCTTGCTGAAACACCTGCGACCGGAGCGTGCCTTTCCCGGAGCCGAGGCGCTGATCGCGCAAATCGCCGAAGATTGCGAAGCGGCGCGTCAGTTCCTCGCGCGCGTCACGGCCGACGTGGCCATCCCTTAGCCTTGCCCAGCCAACATGCGAACGTTGGCCCAGGCGTCCTCCAGGGAACTTTTCTCATCGGTCCCCTGCTTGCAGAAGTCTTTGATCAGGTCTTTCATCGCGATGGCCCGGTCATAATCCGGATTCGAGCCTCTCACGTAGGCGCCGATAGTGAGCATATCCTGCACCTCTCGCAGGTTGGCCATCATCGTTCGCACGTCGCGCTGAGCCAGATACTGGCTTTTCGGCTGCAACTGCTGAATCAGGCGACTGACGCTCGGCAAAATGTCGATGGCAGGATAGATGCCCTGGTCCGCAATCTTGCGCGCCATGATGATGTGGCCATCCAGGATCCCTCGGACCGCGTCAGCGATCGGGTCTTCCATATCGCCCCCTTCCACCAGAACGGTGTACAGTGCGGTGATCGAGCCTCGGTCCGACATCCCCGCGCGTTCCAGCAGACGAGGCAAGGTCGCAAACACGGATGGCGTGTAGCCCTTGGTAGACGGCGGTTCCCCGATCGCCAGTCCGACCTCGCGTTGCGCCATCGCAAAACGTGTGACCGAGTCCATCATCAGAAAAACTTTCTTCCCCTGATCGCGAAAATACTCTGCGATGGCAGAGGCGGTCTGCGGCGCCTTCATGCGGAGCAAAGAGGACATATCGGACGTGGCGCAAACGACGACGGAGCGTGCCATGCCCGCTTCGCCCATCGAGTCCTCGATGAATTCATTGACTTCTCGCCCACGTTCCCCGACCAGGCATAGCACGTTGATGTCAGCCTTGGCGTTTCTGGCGATCATACCGAGCAGGGTCGACTTGCCCACGCCTGACCCGGCGAACAGCCCGATGCGCTGTCCCTCGCCATAGGTGAGAAAGGCATCGATGGCCCGCACCCCGACTGGCATGATATTGGTGATGCGGGCCCTGCGAATCGGGTTTGGTGGCGCATTGTCGAGCGGATACTCCGCCTCAGCAATGATGGGCCCTTTCCCATCCATCGGATTCCCAATGCCGTCCACCACACGCCCGAGCAGTTTGGGCCCTACTTTGACCGACACGAGCCGGTTCGTGGCGACCACCTCGCAGCCCGCTCCAATCCCCTGGATATCGGCCAGTGGCATCAACAACACGCGACGGGCCTTGAAGCCGACCACCTCGGCCGGGTACACCCGCAACTTGTCCTGCGAACGGATATAACAGAGCTCACCGATGCGAACGCCTTGCAGCAACGCCTCGATCACGAGGCCGATCAATTGAACGACCGAGCCTTTCGCGCGAATGGTCTCGGTGCCCTGCAAGGCAAACATGTAATTGTCGTAATCGAAGCGGATCTCTCCGCCGGACATGCTCACTTAGCTCAGATCCCCGAGGACTTCATCATCATATTCAGCCCTGACGCGCTTGAAGAGTTCCTCCACGATCCCCAACTGCGCCTGAATGGTGGCATTGATGCTGCCGCTGTTGGTTTCGATGATGCAACCTCCGCGCTGAATGGTGTGGCTGCCCTCGATCGAAAAGTTCTGAACATCCGGAACCATGGTCTTGAAGGTTTCCTGCTTGGGGAGAATCAGATCGAGGTCGAGCGGATTGACCTTGACGACGACCTGCTCCAGGTCTGAGACCCGTTTGAGCGAAGATTCAACCGTTCGCTGCACAATCTCAGGCTGCAGAGAGACTTCCTCCTGAATCACCTTGCGCGCGATCTCCAGGGCCAGACTGACCAGTTTCTCTTCGTTCTGCTTCACCGCAAGGGGAAATGCCATGACCATTTCATTGAACTTGTGGATGGCATCGGCAATGTACTGGGCCGCCTCCGCCTCTCCGGCGCGCCGTCCCTCGGCCAACCCTTCTGCATAGGCCTGCTCACGCAGGTCGGCCATGATGCGGGCGCGATCGGATTCGAGTTCCTGCAGCGTGGCGGCGCGCGCCTGCTCTGCTTGTGCCATCGTCTCCGCACTTTGGGTCATCGCTTCCAACAGCAGGCGCTCCGATTCCAGACGCGCAGCAGACAAAATCTCCTCCCTGTGCGCCATCAATTCGACAAAGGCCTCCTCGGGGTGCTCCGCCAGCAGCCCCTGCGCGATGTCGGCAGCGCCCTCGGAAAGTTGTTTTTCAACGCGCTGCAGGTGCGTCCAGCGGATTTCGTTGACCGAACCGATCAGTTCGAGGTCCAGTTCCGTCGCCACTCGCCGCTGCACAAAAGGGGTCACGGATGCCGTGTCGGCTTCGGGATTCCGCTCAAGCATGTCCTCCTCAGCGGCACGCACCGCGTCCGCCATGAGAGGACCCGCGGCCTGCTGGACCTGGTCGCCAAAGGCATTGGCGTCCAGGTCTGACGCCTCTACGGCCCCGTGAAGCACCTGTTCACGGATTTTTTCGAAGGCCTCGAGCGGCTCCTGCCAGGGCTCAGAAAGCTCGTCCTCGAGTTCCGTCGCGATGTCAGGCTCAGCAAAGAGATCCGTGAGGTCACCTTCGAGGTCAAAGGCCAGTTCATCGACGCCCTCACCCGGGAGGGCATCCAGGGCGCTCTCCGTGGCGGGAACCACGCCCGTGACCTCTTCACCGGGAAGGTCGGCAGGGAGAATGACATCGGCCCCGACAATCGCCTCGGAGGCGTTGAATCGCAGATTGGCGCCCTTGAGCAGGCCCATCCCGGTCGGACTCCCAACAGTCAGCTCACACTGATTTCGTACCCCACACTCCCTGGCGCGAACCTGCCACTTGAGCCAAAGCGGCTTGTCACGACGGGGGCAGCGCCATCACGGGCCGATGGGCAGGCGCGCGGAGATGCTGACATCATAACAGATGCATCCCCCGAACGTGCCGTAACGGGCGGCTTGAGCGTGCTAAGCTGGGGGCATGCCCGATACCGTCCGAGGCCGATACGCACCCTCTCCCACCGGCGACCTTCACCTCGGAAATATCCGAACGGCTCTGGTGGCCTGGCTGGGAGCCAGGGCGCAGCAAGGAACTTTCATCCTACGAATCGAGGACCTCGACACTCCTCGTGTTCGCCCAGGGGCCGAGGCCCAGATGCTGGAAGATCTCAGCTGGCTGGGCCTCGACTGGGACGAGGGTCCCGATGTGGGCGGGCCTTACGCCCCCTACCGGCAAAGCGAGCGCCACGACCATTACGAGCGTGCCCTGACGCAACTGGACGAGACGGGACGCTTGTATGGATGCTCCTGTTCTCGCGCTGACCTGAAACGACTGGCCTCGGCCCCCCACGGTCCCTTGGACGAGGGCCCCGTCTACCCCGGCATCTGCCGCTCACGGCAGATCGATTGGCAATCCCAAGCGGGTACGACGGCTCGTGCTCGCATCCCTGCCGTGCGCTTCCAGGTCTCGACAGGCGCGGTGAGGTTCGATGACTTGCTGGCTGGATCTGTCTCGCAGGATGTGAAAACCGACGTCGGCGACTTCGTGGTGCGACGAGCGGACGGCATCTGGGCCTATCAGTTGGCGGTGGTGGTTGATGACTGGGCCATGGGCATCAACCAGGTGGTACGAGGGGCAGACCTCCTGCACTCCACGCCGCGCCAGTTGCAGTTGCTTCAGGCCCTCGGGGCGCCCCCGCCCGCCTATGCGCACGTGCCGCTCACCCTGGATGAAAAGGGCCAACGCCTGGCCAAACGCGAGGGTGCCGCTACCCTCCGCGCCCTGCGTGAACAGGGCTGGCAAGCTCAGGACCTGGTCGGCATATTGGCCCATTCCTTGGGCCTGTTGCCAACGCCTGAGCCGTGCGTTCCACGCGACCTCGTGGCAAGTTTCGAATGGGCTCGCGTCGCGACCACCGCTTGGCGCGCCCATGTGCCTGAACTGGGCC harbors:
- the infC gene encoding translation initiation factor IF-3, encoding MLKETAIINERIRARELRTIDENGEQLGILASREALRIAQEKGLDLVLVAADASPPVAKIMDYGRHKFETEKKNREARKKQHVVSLKELTLSYKIGEHDYQVRLRSLQKFIKEGDKVKVTIRFRGREVQHSGIATELLMRFVRDVEEIAVLEREPRQEGRTLFIIVAPKKEK
- the rpmI gene encoding 50S ribosomal protein L35, whose protein sequence is MPKMKTHRASAKRFAVSGSGKLIRRKAGGKHLLVCKSPARKNRVTGEAVVDQADEKRVKLSLPYPQYLR
- the rplT gene encoding 50S ribosomal protein L20, encoding MRVKRGVANRNKHKKVFKLTKGFRGSLSKVFRAANQAMMRALKHAYRDRRKKKRDFRALWIQRINAAARLEGMSYSQLINGLKKAQIEVNRKVLADLAVNDQMTFNKLVASAKQTLSA
- a CDS encoding RNA methyltransferase; the protein is MPPTPLSSLQNPRIKLARSLVRRKEREASGCFLIEGSKLLQEALASGLQPNQVFATAAWWDTHEFPPGETEAFLVPPALLEALATTETPDGVVAIAPLPTPKRPRLGPSALVLIAHQLQDPGNLGTLIRAADAAGADAVVVTPGSTDPWSPKAVRSSMGSCFHLPILKQSLTEFRRDCPDLRLLALSLQGSSSLYLQNLSQGTAFLIGNEGSGLDAEAIALADAAIRIPIPGRAESLNAAMAATVCLYEAVRQRTTSDTI
- a CDS encoding bifunctional riboflavin kinase/FAD synthetase; translation: MISYHLDYPHLAADEFPRGAVLAIGTFDGVHLGHRQLFETAQRLAADLDCPAAVFTFVEHPRSILNPGAPVPLLTPWQEKEQRLREAGLSHCIATRFSQALSRLTPEAFVARVLGEALAVKGVVTGFNFRFGHQQAGTPEDLQRLGKAIGFPVEVVPPVRAEGGIVSSSRLRQLIEGGQVEEAQPLLGYAYTLTGQVVPGDQRGRTIGFPTANLALPADKLLPLLGVYACLAEVGSEQLPAVVNIGRRPTFDGVKLLTEVHLLAGGRDLYGQTMTISLLKHLRPERAFPGAEALIAQIAEDCEAARQFLARVTADVAIP
- a CDS encoding FliI/YscN family ATPase, yielding MSGGEIRFDYDNYMFALQGTETIRAKGSVVQLIGLVIEALLQGVRIGELCYIRSQDKLRVYPAEVVGFKARRVLLMPLADIQGIGAGCEVVATNRLVSVKVGPKLLGRVVDGIGNPMDGKGPIIAEAEYPLDNAPPNPIRRARITNIMPVGVRAIDAFLTYGEGQRIGLFAGSGVGKSTLLGMIARNAKADINVLCLVGERGREVNEFIEDSMGEAGMARSVVVCATSDMSSLLRMKAPQTASAIAEYFRDQGKKVFLMMDSVTRFAMAQREVGLAIGEPPSTKGYTPSVFATLPRLLERAGMSDRGSITALYTVLVEGGDMEDPIADAVRGILDGHIIMARKIADQGIYPAIDILPSVSRLIQQLQPKSQYLAQRDVRTMMANLREVQDMLTIGAYVRGSNPDYDRAIAMKDLIKDFCKQGTDEKSSLEDAWANVRMLAGQG
- a CDS encoding FliH/SctL family protein yields the protein MGLLKGANLRFNASEAIVGADVILPADLPGEEVTGVVPATESALDALPGEGVDELAFDLEGDLTDLFAEPDIATELEDELSEPWQEPLEAFEKIREQVLHGAVEASDLDANAFGDQVQQAAGPLMADAVRAAEEDMLERNPEADTASVTPFVQRRVATELDLELIGSVNEIRWTHLQRVEKQLSEGAADIAQGLLAEHPEEAFVELMAHREEILSAARLESERLLLEAMTQSAETMAQAEQARAATLQELESDRARIMADLREQAYAEGLAEGRRAGEAEAAQYIADAIHKFNEMVMAFPLAVKQNEEKLVSLALEIARKVIQEEVSLQPEIVQRTVESSLKRVSDLEQVVVKVNPLDLDLILPKQETFKTMVPDVQNFSIEGSHTIQRGGCIIETNSGSINATIQAQLGIVEELFKRVRAEYDDEVLGDLS
- the gluQRS gene encoding tRNA glutamyl-Q(34) synthetase GluQRS, with the translated sequence MPDTVRGRYAPSPTGDLHLGNIRTALVAWLGARAQQGTFILRIEDLDTPRVRPGAEAQMLEDLSWLGLDWDEGPDVGGPYAPYRQSERHDHYERALTQLDETGRLYGCSCSRADLKRLASAPHGPLDEGPVYPGICRSRQIDWQSQAGTTARARIPAVRFQVSTGAVRFDDLLAGSVSQDVKTDVGDFVVRRADGIWAYQLAVVVDDWAMGINQVVRGADLLHSTPRQLQLLQALGAPPPAYAHVPLTLDEKGQRLAKREGAATLRALREQGWQAQDLVGILAHSLGLLPTPEPCVPRDLVASFEWARVATTAWRAHVPELGRSG